From the genome of Corallococcus macrosporus DSM 14697:
CCGCGCGGCCGGAGCCCACCATGCCCAAGGGAAACCGCACCATCATCCACCTCGTGTCGTCCGCGGGGACCGGCCAGGAGAAGCTCCAGCTCAAGAAGTACGACCCTCGCGTGCGCAAGCACGTGCTGTTCGTGGAGGGCAAGCCGTGATGGCGCTGGCGCCCGCGACGCGGCTGCCCGTCACGGTGCTCTCCGGCTTCCTGGGAGCGGGCAAGACGACGCTGCTCAACCACGTCCTCCAGAACCGGGAGGGCCTGCGGGTGGCGGTCATCGTCAACGACATGAGCGAGGTGAACATCGACGGCCGGCTGGTGAAGGCGGGCGGCGGCGCGCTGAGCCGCGTGGACGAGAAGCTGGTGGAGCTGTCCAACGGCTGCATCTGCTGCACGCTGCGGGAGGACCTGCTGCTGGAGGTCTCCCGGCTCGCCCGGGAAGGCCGCTTCGACTACCTGCTCATCGAATCCACCGGCATCTCCGAGCCGCTGCCCGTCGCGGAGACCTTCACCTTCGCGGACGAGCAGGGCCAGGGCCTGTCGGACGTGGCGCGGCTGGACACGCTCGTCACGGTGGTGGACGCCCTCAACTTCCTGCGGGACTGGAGCGCCGCGGATGACCTCGCCGCGCGCGGGCTGGCCGCCGCGGACGAGGACGAGCGCACCGTGGTGGACCTGCTGGTGGAGCAGGTGGAGTTCGCCGACGTGCTGGTCCTGAACAAGGCGGACCTCGTCCCGGCGGACGCGCTGGCCCGGCTGAAGGACATCCTGCGCAAGCTCAACCCGGAGGCGCACCTCGTCACGGCGGAGCGGGGCCGCGTGCCCCTCTCCACCGTGCTCAACACCGGCCGCTTCGACTTCGAGCGGGCGCGGCGCTCACCGGGCTGGCTCAAGGAGCTGCGGGGTGAACACACGCCGGAGACGGAGGCCTACGGCATCCGCAGCTTCGTCTTCCGCAGC
Proteins encoded in this window:
- the rpmG gene encoding 50S ribosomal protein L33; the protein is MPKGNRTIIHLVSSAGTGQEKLQLKKYDPRVRKHVLFVEGKP
- the zigA gene encoding zinc metallochaperone GTPase ZigA codes for the protein MALAPATRLPVTVLSGFLGAGKTTLLNHVLQNREGLRVAVIVNDMSEVNIDGRLVKAGGGALSRVDEKLVELSNGCICCTLREDLLLEVSRLAREGRFDYLLIESTGISEPLPVAETFTFADEQGQGLSDVARLDTLVTVVDALNFLRDWSAADDLAARGLAAADEDERTVVDLLVEQVEFADVLVLNKADLVPADALARLKDILRKLNPEAHLVTAERGRVPLSTVLNTGRFDFERARRSPGWLKELRGEHTPETEAYGIRSFVFRSRVPFHPARLWDFIHESWQGVLRSKGFFWLATRRDIAGVWAQAGGACSFEPGGVWWDALPRAEWPDDAQARADIERECEGPHGDRRQEIVFITQDADHEELARLLEACLLTPEELARGPQQWTRLEDPFPEWQVQRTDGPDEAEEHA